DNA from Streptomyces luteogriseus:
TCGTCGGGGCCGGTGGCGACGAGTGCGCTCAGGGTGCGCATGCCGTCGTCGAGGTCGGCGCCGGGCTGCTCCACCAGACCGTCGGTGCACAGCAGCAGGGTGTCGCCGGGGTCGAGCTCTATGGTGCCCACGGGGTATTCGAGGCGGCCGAACTCGGCCGACAGGCCGAGCGGCAGCCCACCGGGGACGGTGACGCGGCGGCAGGAGCCGTCCGTGTGGCGCACCAGCGGATCGATGTGGCCGGCCCGGACCATCTGGAGCACGCCCGTGGACAGGTCGGCCTCCGCGTAGAGGCAGGTCGCGGAGCGGTCGGTGTCGAGTTCGTGCAGGAAGACGGAGGCGCGGGCCATGACGGTGGCCGGGGGGTGCCCCTCGGCGGCGTAGGCGCGCAGCACGATGCGCAACTGGCCCATGACGGCGGCGGCGTGCGTGTCGTGGCCCTGGACGTCGCCGATGACGGCGCCGACCCGGCCGCCGGGCAGCGGGATCAGGTCGTACCAGTCGCCGCCGATGTCCCGGCCGACGGAGCCGCCGATGGTGGCGGCGCGGTAGCGGACGGCGACGTCGGCGCCGGGCACGCTCGGGATGGTCCGGGGCAGCATGGCCTGCTGCAGGCCCTGCGCGAGGTCCATCTCCTGCTCGTAGAACATGGCACGCTGCAGGCTCTGCGCGATGCTGCTGCCCAGGGCGACGAGGATGTTGCGCTCCTCCGACGTGAAGCCGTACCGGTCGCTGTAGAGCAGGCCCATCGCGCCGATCGGCCGGGCCTGGACGATGAGCGGCAGATAGGCGGCCGAGGTGATGTCGAGGTCGATGATGTGCGGCCACAGGAGCGGGTAGCGCTCGGCGAACTCCTGCGGTGACTCGATGAAGCACGGGCCGAGGGTCCGTACGGCCTCGCTCATCGGGTAGGGCTCGTCGATGCGGGTGACGCGGGTGCCGGGCACGAAGCTGTCCGCCGGGCCCTCGGCGACCAGGCGGATGCGGCCGGCCTCGACCAGGCCCATGACGAGGCTGGTGGCGCCGAGGTGGACGAGGCCGTGGGTGTCCTTGAGGACGTCGATGACGTCCTGGACGGTGCGGGCGTGGGCGAGGGCGGCCGTGGTCAGTTCGACGACGCTGGTCTGCTCGCGGCGGGCCTCGTCCCGGGCGGCCTGGTCGAGGCGGGCGTCGCTCTCGCCGAGTTCCCGGGTGGCGTCCCGGATGATGCCGATGATGCGGCGGGGCCGTCCGGTGTCGTCGCGCCGGATGTAGCCCTGGGTGTGGGTCCAGCGCAGGGAGCCGTCCCGGCGGCGGATGCGGAAGTAGGCGCCGTAGTTCTCGCTGCCGTCCTTCAGCGCCCGGGAGACCGCGGTGTCCAGGCGCCGGGACTCGTCGGGCGGGACGCGCTTGGCGAGGGTCTCGGGGTGGTCGTCGTACTCGTCGGGGCGCACGTCGAAGACTTCGTGGGCCTGGGCGTCCATCTGCATCAGGCCGGTGTCCAGATCCCAGTCGAAGCTGCCCATCCGGTTGAGTGCGAGGATCGGGTCCGGGTGGGCGGGCCAGTCGTCCGGAAGGGACAGGGCGCTCGCTCCCCGATCAGCCATGGGCCCACCTTGCCAGGATTCGTCCGATTCTTCGACTGGATGTGCTGAGTTTACGAGCCGCGCCGCCGGTTCGGCTCTCGGTTGCCGAAGATGCCTGTGGGGCTGCCGGGGATGCGTGCGGCGGCCCGGTCGTCGGGAATCAGCCCGGCTCCGTCGGGCGGATCGGGGTGGTCCGGAACGGCCTCGGGGCCGATCTCGTCGGGGCCGCCGGGGTCCTCCGGGGCGGCCGGCGGGTCGGGGCGCGGGGCGGTCCCGCCGGACGGCGGAAGGGGCGTTTCCGCGTCCGGGAGACTCACCTCGGCCGGAGTGTCCCCGGGGGAGGCGCCGCCCGGGTCGGCATCCGGCTCCGTGGACGGCTCCGCTTCCGGCGGGACATGGGGCTGCGACGGCGACGGTGCCGGCCGGGACGGGTCCGGGGGGTCCGTCACCCGGGCGGGAGGCGGCAGGGCCCGGTCGTGGCGCACGTCGTGACCGGTGAGGCGTTCGATCCAGGTCCGGGTGGCGAGGTCGATGATCGTGAAGCCGATGACGGCCTGCGGGGCCGGGGTCACGGCGATCACCCGGCCGGGCCGGTAGCCGGGCCAGGCAGTGCCCCTGGTGACAACGGTGCCGCGGGACGCCTCCGGCGGCCCGAGCGGGTTGCCGCAGGCGCACCGGACACGCGGCAGGCCCCGGTCGTCGACGAGGACGGCGGTGCCGGCCTGGAGGACGGACTGGTAGCGGGTGATCCGCCCGGCCCGTAGGCCGTGGCCGGTGACACGGGTGTCGGCGCGCAGCACGACCGGGGTCAGTGCGCGCACGTGGTCGGGGAGCGCCGCCGGGGAGATGCCCGCGGCCTCGGCGAAGGCGCGGCCCCGGGCGGGGTCGCGGGTGAGGTGGCCGATCTGCCGGCCGATGTCACAGCTGCCGACCCCCTCGGTGCCGCCGTACAGGCCGGGTGTTCCGCCGGAGAGGATGCGTGGCCCTTCGGCGTCGGAGGCCCGGTCGGTGCGGTGTGGCGTTCGCGGGGCCGGGGACGGGGTAGCCGCCGTGAGGGCCGTGGAGTCGGTGAAGGGGTCGGGCCCCGGGGCCGCGGCAGGCTGGAGGAGGAGTTCTCGGACGGTGCCGGCGTCGTCGTGGCGGGCGGTGTCGCGGTGCCGGGTGGTGTGGCCGCCGCAGCCCGGGAGGAGGAGCACCGCGGAGAGCACACAGGCCAGGACGACGGTCCCGGTGGGTGTCCGCACCTCGTCCTCCCGCTCACCTCGGCCCGTTCGAGGCCGTTCGTCACTATTGTTTGCTTCGGCCACCGTGGTCACGCAACCAGAGTGACGAAACACGGAGCGTGACGACCGGGCCGGGCGCCGCGCTGGAAGGAGGACCGCACGCCGTGGACTGGTTCGGTACGTCCGACTACTGGCTGACCCGGCTGGTCTTTCAGCGGGCGCTGGCCGCCGTCTACCTGGTGGCGTTCCTGACGGCCGTGCTCCAGTTCCGTCCGCTGATCGGGCGGCGCGGCCTGCTGCCGGTGCCGCGGTTCGTGGAGCGGGTGCCGTTCGAGCGGGCACCGAGCGTGTTCCAGTGGCACTACTCGGACCGCTTCTTCGCGCTCTGCGCCTGGGCGGGCTGCGCGGTGTCGGCGGCGCTGCTGGCGGGGCTCGACTCGCTGCTGCCGTTGTGGGGCGGCATGCTGCTGTGGCTGGTGCCGTGGGTGCTGTACCTGTCGATCGTCAACGTCGGGCAGACCTGGTACTCGTTCGGCTGGGAGTCGCTGCTGCTGGAGGTCGGGTTCCTCGCCGTGTTCCTCGGCAACGACGAGGTGGCGCCGCCGGTCGTCGTGCTGTTCCTGCTGCGGTGGATCCTGTTCCGTGTCGAGTTCGGCGCGGGGCTGATCAAGATGCGCGGGGACGCCTGCTGGCGCGAGCTCACCTGCCTGGACCACCACCACGAGACGCAGCCGATGCCGGGCCCGCTGAGCTGGTTCTTCCACCATCTGCCGGGGCCCCTGCACCGCGTCGAGGTGGCCGCGAACCACGTCACCCAGCTCGTGGTGCCGTTCCTGCTGTTCACCCCGCAGCCCGTCGCGACGGCCGCCGCGTCGCTGATGATCGTCACCCAGGTGTGGCTGGTGCTGTCGGGCAACTTCTCCTGGCTGAACTGGATCACCATCGTGCTGGCGCTGTCCGCGGTGCGGTTCCCGGCCGATCCGCCGGACGTGCCGGGTGCCCCGCTCTGGTATGTCGTGGTGGTGCTCGCGGTGGCCGTTTCGCTCCTGGGTCTCAGCTACCGTCCGGTCCGCAACATGCTCTCCCGCCGTCAGGTCATGAACCGCTCCTTCGACCCGCTTCACCTGGTCAACACCTACGGGGCGTTCGGCAGCGTGAGCCGGGTGCGGTACGAGGTGGTGGTGGAGGGCACCGCGGACGACGTGCCGCGCGCGGACTCGGGCTGGCTGGAGTACGAGTTCAAGGGCAAGCCGGGCGATCCGCGGCGCTGGCCGCGCCAGTTCGCGCCCTACCATCTGCGGCTGGACTGGCTGATGTGGTTCGCGGCCCTCTCCCCCGCCTACGCCGACCCCTGGTTCGGGACGCTGGTGGAGCGGCTGCTGGAGAACGACCGGGCCACCCTGAAGCTGCTGCGCCGTTCCCCGTTCCCGCCGGACGCGCCCCCTCGGTTCGTGCGCGCACGCCTGTTCCGGTACCGCTACACGACGTGGCGCGAGCTGCGGGAGACGGGCGCGTGCTGGGAGCGGACGTACGTGCGGGACTTCCTGCCGCCGACGCGGCTGGCGGGGCAGGTTCAGAGGCCGTAGACGCGGGTGGCGGTGGTCTCGAGGATCTGCGGGTGGTCGTGCGGGTCGGTCAGCCGGCGGGTGAGGTCCAGGGTGTCGCCGTAGGCCGCGCCCAGGGTGGACACCGGCCAGTCCGAGCCGTACATCAGCCGGCCGGGCCCGAAGGCCTCCAGGGCCACGTCGGCGTACGGGCGCAGGTCCTCGACGGCCCAGGAGGCGGGGTCGGCCTCGGTGACCATGCCGGACAGTTTGGCGACCGTGTTGGGCAGGGCGGCCAGGGCGCGCAGGCCGGTCGCCCAGGGTTCGAGGGCGCCGGCGGCGACGGGCGGTTTGCCCAGGTGGTCGAGGACGAAGGTGAGGCCGGGCAGGGCGGCGGCGGCCCGGGCGCAGGCGGGCAGTTGGTGCGGGAGCACCACCAGGTCGTAGACCAGCCCGGCGTCGGCGACGGCGGTCAGTCCGCGGTGCACGTCCGGGCGCAGCAGCCACTCGGGGTCGGGTTCTCCCTGGACCTGGTGGCGGATGCCCTTGAGGTACCGGCCGCCGGGGAGCGCGCGCAGCCGGGCGAGTTCGTCGGCGATGTCGGGGCGGGTGAGGTCGGTCCAGCCGACGACGCCCGCGATCAGGTCGTGCTCGCAGGCCAGGGCGAGGAATTCGGGGGTCTCCTCGGGCACGGTGACCGTCTGGACGAGCACCGTGCGCGCCACTCCGGCGGCCCTCGCCTCGGAGGCGAGGTCCTTCATGGTGAAGTCGCGCCGGAGCGGGGCGAGTTCGGGGCCGGTGATCCAGTCCTGGTCCCGTACGGACAGGTCCCACACGTGGTGGTGGGCGTCGACCACGGTCATGCCGGCAGCTCCCAGACGACGGGCAGGCCGGCGTCCGCGCCGTCGCCGGAGTAGTCGTGCACGACGTCCAGGAGTTCGGCCATGCGGGCCTGCCAGGCGACGTTGACCGGCAGCTTCTCCAGTGCGGCGAGGAGCCTCGCGTAGTCCTCGCAGTCCAGGACGTGGAAGAGGTCCGTTCCGCTGCGCCAGATCGTCCAAGAGGTGGCACCCGCGGCCCGGATGGCGTCGGTGAGTTCCTCCGGCACCTCGCGGTGGGCCGCCTCGTACGCGGCGATGCGGTCGGCGCGGACCTGGGTGTGCAGGGCGACTCTCATGACGACTCCTTCGGCGTCTCGGCGGGGACGGGCGCGTCGGCGGGCAGCAGGCCCTCGGCGTGCAGGTCCTGCCAGAACGCGGCGGGCACCCGGGCGGCGAACTGGTGGGCGCAGTCGCGCACTTCGTGGGCCGAGCGGGCGCCGACGAGGACGCTGGCGACGGCCGGGTGGGCGGCGCAGAAGGCCAGGGCGGCGGCGCGCAGTGTGGTGCCGTGCCGGTCGGCGACGGACTTCAGGCGCAGGGCGCGCTCGACCAGCGCCGAGGGGGCGACGGTGTAGTTGTACCTCGCCCCGGGCTCGGGGTTGGCCAGCAGGCCGGAGTTGAAGGCGCCGCCGATGACGACGGACGTGCCGCGTTCGTGGGCCGCGGGCAGCAGGCCGGTGAGGGCGCTCTGGTCGAGCAGGGTGTAGCGGCCGGCGCACAGGACCACGTCGACGTCGGTGTCGCGGACGAAGCGGGTGAGCATCCCGGCCTGGTTCATGCCGGCGCCGATCGCGCCGACGACGCCCTCGGAGCGGAGCTTCTCCAGCGCCGGGTAGCCCTCGCGGAAGGCGTCTTCGGCGTGCTCGTCGGGGTCGTGGAGGTAGACGACGTCGACCCGGTCGAGGCCCAGGCGTTCCAGGCTGGACTCCAGGGTGCGGCGGATGCCGTCGGCGCTGAAGTCCCACACGCGGCGGTGGGTCGCGGGCACGGCGAAACCGCCCGCCAGGTCGTCGCCGCCGCCGTCCGAGGGTTCGAGGCGGCGCCCGACCTTGGTGGAGAGGGTGTACCGGTCGCGGGGGTGGTCGCTCAGGGCGGCGCCCAGGCGGCGTTCGGACAGGCCGAGGCCGTAGTGCGGGGCGGTGTCGAAGTAGCGGATGCCCCGCTGCCAGGCGGCCTCCACGGCGTCGTGCGCCTGGGCCTCGCCGACCTCGGTGTACAGGTTGCCGATGGCGGCGGCGCCGAAGGACAGGGCGCTGACCTCGACGCCGCTGCCGCCGAGCCGGTTCACCGGGCCACCGGGCGCAGCCGCAGGCCCTGCATGCCGCCGTCGACGGCTAGGGCGGTGCCGGTGGTGGCGCCGGACAGGGGGCTCGCCAGGTAGGCGATGGCGCCGGCGACCTCGGCCGCGGAGACCAGGCGGCCGGTGGGCTGGCGGGCCTGAAGGGCGGCCCGTTCGGCGGCCGGGTCGGGCGCGGCGTCGAGGAGGCGGCCGACCCACGGGGTGTCGACCGTGCCCGGGTTGACGCAGTTGACGCGGATGCCCTCGCGGACGTGGTCGGCGGCCATGGCGAGGGTGAGGGAGTACACCGCGCCCTTGGTGGCGCTGTACAGGGCGCGCTGCGGCAGGCCCGCGGTGGCGGCGATCGAGCAGGTGTTGACGATCGCGGCGTGCGCGGAGGCCCGCAGATGGGGCAGGCAGGCCCGGGTGGTGCGGACCATGCCGAGCACGTTGACGTCGTAGACGCGGTGCCATTCGTCGTCGGGGTTGTCCTCGACGGTGCCCTGGGCGCCGATGCCGGCGTTGTTGACCAGCACGTCGAGTCCGCCGAGGCCGGTGACCGCGGCGGCGACGGCCTCGCGCACGGACGCGTCGTCGGTGACGTCGGCGCGGTGGCCGCACAGTGGCTTCTCGACCGATGACGGGTCCAGGTCAAGGACGGCGACCTGCGCCCCGCGCTCGGCGAGGAGCTCGGCGGTGGCCCGGCCGATGCCGGAGGCGCCGCCCGTCACCAGGGCCCTCAGACCCTCGAAGTCGCTCATTCAGCCTGCTCCTTTTGGAGGTCGGCGGCCCAGAACGCGCCGCCCGGGTAGGTGTACCGCGCCAGCGACTCGGGCCGCATGGCCGCCGAGAAGCCCGGCGCGGTGGGTGCCGTGTACCGGCCTTCGCGGATCACCACCGGGTCGAGGAAGTGGTCGTGCAGATGGTCGACGTACTCGATGACGCGGTCCTCGGTGGTGCCGGTGAGGGCCACGTAGTCGAACATCGACAGGTGCTGGACGAGTTCGCACAGGCCGACGCCGCCCGCGTGCGGGCAGACCGGCACACCGAACTTGGCGGCGAGCAGCAGGATCGCGAG
Protein-coding regions in this window:
- a CDS encoding L-rhamnose mutarotase — its product is MRVALHTQVRADRIAAYEAAHREVPEELTDAIRAAGATSWTIWRSGTDLFHVLDCEDYARLLAALEKLPVNVAWQARMAELLDVVHDYSGDGADAGLPVVWELPA
- a CDS encoding lipase maturation factor family protein; its protein translation is MDWFGTSDYWLTRLVFQRALAAVYLVAFLTAVLQFRPLIGRRGLLPVPRFVERVPFERAPSVFQWHYSDRFFALCAWAGCAVSAALLAGLDSLLPLWGGMLLWLVPWVLYLSIVNVGQTWYSFGWESLLLEVGFLAVFLGNDEVAPPVVVLFLLRWILFRVEFGAGLIKMRGDACWRELTCLDHHHETQPMPGPLSWFFHHLPGPLHRVEVAANHVTQLVVPFLLFTPQPVATAAASLMIVTQVWLVLSGNFSWLNWITIVLALSAVRFPADPPDVPGAPLWYVVVVLAVAVSLLGLSYRPVRNMLSRRQVMNRSFDPLHLVNTYGAFGSVSRVRYEVVVEGTADDVPRADSGWLEYEFKGKPGDPRRWPRQFAPYHLRLDWLMWFAALSPAYADPWFGTLVERLLENDRATLKLLRRSPFPPDAPPRFVRARLFRYRYTTWRELRETGACWERTYVRDFLPPTRLAGQVQRP
- a CDS encoding SpoIIE family protein phosphatase is translated as MADRGASALSLPDDWPAHPDPILALNRMGSFDWDLDTGLMQMDAQAHEVFDVRPDEYDDHPETLAKRVPPDESRRLDTAVSRALKDGSENYGAYFRIRRRDGSLRWTHTQGYIRRDDTGRPRRIIGIIRDATRELGESDARLDQAARDEARREQTSVVELTTAALAHARTVQDVIDVLKDTHGLVHLGATSLVMGLVEAGRIRLVAEGPADSFVPGTRVTRIDEPYPMSEAVRTLGPCFIESPQEFAERYPLLWPHIIDLDITSAAYLPLIVQARPIGAMGLLYSDRYGFTSEERNILVALGSSIAQSLQRAMFYEQEMDLAQGLQQAMLPRTIPSVPGADVAVRYRAATIGGSVGRDIGGDWYDLIPLPGGRVGAVIGDVQGHDTHAAAVMGQLRIVLRAYAAEGHPPATVMARASVFLHELDTDRSATCLYAEADLSTGVLQMVRAGHIDPLVRHTDGSCRRVTVPGGLPLGLSAEFGRLEYPVGTIELDPGDTLLLCTDGLVEQPGADLDDGMRTLSALVATGPDDVRDLAERLIDVAAERGGDDDVALLLLRRRGPEHPQSGRRLQRRVAPGDPGALSDARHMIRTAVAGWGAGERADEIELVADELITNALMHTEGSAVVTLRAFTGSERRLRVEVEDSSSALPRRREAGESGVSGRGLLLVELLTDVWGVEARGGGKAVWCEFVVPGPG
- a CDS encoding aldo/keto reductase; this translates as MNRLGGSGVEVSALSFGAAAIGNLYTEVGEAQAHDAVEAAWQRGIRYFDTAPHYGLGLSERRLGAALSDHPRDRYTLSTKVGRRLEPSDGGGDDLAGGFAVPATHRRVWDFSADGIRRTLESSLERLGLDRVDVVYLHDPDEHAEDAFREGYPALEKLRSEGVVGAIGAGMNQAGMLTRFVRDTDVDVVLCAGRYTLLDQSALTGLLPAAHERGTSVVIGGAFNSGLLANPEPGARYNYTVAPSALVERALRLKSVADRHGTTLRAAALAFCAAHPAVASVLVGARSAHEVRDCAHQFAARVPAAFWQDLHAEGLLPADAPVPAETPKESS
- a CDS encoding SDR family NAD(P)-dependent oxidoreductase: MSDFEGLRALVTGGASGIGRATAELLAERGAQVAVLDLDPSSVEKPLCGHRADVTDDASVREAVAAAVTGLGGLDVLVNNAGIGAQGTVEDNPDDEWHRVYDVNVLGMVRTTRACLPHLRASAHAAIVNTCSIAATAGLPQRALYSATKGAVYSLTLAMAADHVREGIRVNCVNPGTVDTPWVGRLLDAAPDPAAERAALQARQPTGRLVSAAEVAGAIAYLASPLSGATTGTALAVDGGMQGLRLRPVAR
- a CDS encoding amidohydrolase family protein, whose protein sequence is MTVVDAHHHVWDLSVRDQDWITGPELAPLRRDFTMKDLASEARAAGVARTVLVQTVTVPEETPEFLALACEHDLIAGVVGWTDLTRPDIADELARLRALPGGRYLKGIRHQVQGEPDPEWLLRPDVHRGLTAVADAGLVYDLVVLPHQLPACARAAAALPGLTFVLDHLGKPPVAAGALEPWATGLRALAALPNTVAKLSGMVTEADPASWAVEDLRPYADVALEAFGPGRLMYGSDWPVSTLGAAYGDTLDLTRRLTDPHDHPQILETTATRVYGL
- a CDS encoding DUF6777 domain-containing protein, whose amino-acid sequence is MRTPTGTVVLACVLSAVLLLPGCGGHTTRHRDTARHDDAGTVRELLLQPAAAPGPDPFTDSTALTAATPSPAPRTPHRTDRASDAEGPRILSGGTPGLYGGTEGVGSCDIGRQIGHLTRDPARGRAFAEAAGISPAALPDHVRALTPVVLRADTRVTGHGLRAGRITRYQSVLQAGTAVLVDDRGLPRVRCACGNPLGPPEASRGTVVTRGTAWPGYRPGRVIAVTPAPQAVIGFTIIDLATRTWIERLTGHDVRHDRALPPPARVTDPPDPSRPAPSPSQPHVPPEAEPSTEPDADPGGASPGDTPAEVSLPDAETPLPPSGGTAPRPDPPAAPEDPGGPDEIGPEAVPDHPDPPDGAGLIPDDRAAARIPGSPTGIFGNREPNRRRGS